One region of Wyeomyia smithii strain HCP4-BCI-WySm-NY-G18 chromosome 3, ASM2978416v1, whole genome shotgun sequence genomic DNA includes:
- the LOC129727015 gene encoding uncharacterized protein LOC129727015 produces the protein MLFDDSAMHLSVTSVNSSNLNLLEANGAAKFLPPSIVDEAQLNLVVEDTDTNADDVSLNCTDPTIIVEVNPITIEPVTETNESNCINFDFGEMLITIDTQNQEFSDCTIEIDSTQTESELITSVTHT, from the exons ATGTTGTTCGATGATTCGGCAATGCATCTTTCAGTGACATCTGTTAATTCATCAAACCTGAACCTTTTGGAAGCTAACGGTGCTGCTAAATT ccTACCACCATCAATTGTAGATGAAGCTCAATTAAATCTGGTTGTTGAAGATACAGACACTAATGCTGATGA TGTGTCCTTGAATTGTACTGATCCTACGATTATTGTGGAAGTGAACCCTATAACAATTGAACCAGTTACAGAAACGAATGAATCGAATTGCATCAACTTTGATTTTGGAGAAATGCTCATCACAATCGATACTCAAAATCAAGAATTTTCCGATTGTACCATTGAAATAGATTCAACCCAAACAGAATCTGAGCTCATCACATCAGTTACACACACTTAG